Proteins from one Deltaproteobacteria bacterium CG2_30_66_27 genomic window:
- a CDS encoding 50S ribosomal protein L1, whose protein sequence is MPRQGKKYLEARGKVNREAKYPLDEALDLLKETARAKFDETVEVAMRLGVDPKYPDQQVRGSVVLPHGTGKSVRVLVFAKGEKVKEAEDAGADFVGSDDLLAKIQGGWLDFDKAVATPDMMGGVGRIGKLLGPRGLMPNPKVGTVTFDVARAVRDLKGGKVEFRVDKTATLHAGIGKVGFGKEKLRENFLVFFEAIMKAKPSGAKGTYIRTLSLSSTMGPGIRMNFNALLTEK, encoded by the coding sequence ATGCCGCGGCAAGGGAAAAAATACCTGGAAGCAAGGGGCAAGGTGAACAGGGAGGCAAAGTATCCTCTCGACGAAGCGCTGGACCTTCTGAAGGAGACGGCCCGGGCGAAATTCGACGAGACGGTGGAGGTCGCGATGCGGCTGGGAGTCGACCCGAAGTACCCGGACCAGCAGGTCCGGGGCTCGGTGGTGCTCCCCCACGGGACGGGAAAGAGCGTGCGCGTCCTCGTGTTCGCCAAGGGCGAAAAGGTGAAGGAGGCGGAGGACGCCGGCGCCGACTTCGTCGGGAGCGACGACCTGCTGGCGAAGATCCAGGGCGGATGGCTCGATTTCGACAAGGCGGTCGCCACTCCGGACATGATGGGGGGGGTCGGCCGAATCGGGAAACTGCTCGGACCCCGCGGGCTGATGCCGAACCCGAAGGTCGGGACCGTCACCTTCGACGTCGCGAGGGCGGTTCGGGACCTGAAGGGCGGGAAGGTCGAATTCCGCGTCGACAAGACCGCGACGCTCCACGCCGGGATCGGCAAGGTCGGGTTCGGGAAAGAGAAGCTCCGGGAGAATTTCCTGGTCTTCTTCGAGGCGATCATGAAGGCGAAGCCGTCGGGGGCCAAGGGGACGTATATCCGCACTCTCTCGCTCTCCTCGACGATGGGGCCCGGAATCCGGATGAATTTCAACGCGCTGCTCACGGAGAAGTGA
- a CDS encoding 50S ribosomal protein L11: MAKKVVAQIKLQIVAGKANPSPPVGPALGQHGVNIMEFCKAFNAKTASEEGMVIPVVITVFADRSFTYITKTPPASILLLKAAGIEKGSKTPKKEKCGKVSRDKVEEIAKLKLVDLDVKDLAAAVKTVEGTARSMGLDVV, from the coding sequence ATGGCGAAAAAAGTCGTTGCCCAGATCAAGCTGCAGATCGTGGCCGGGAAGGCGAACCCGTCGCCCCCCGTGGGGCCCGCCCTCGGGCAGCACGGCGTGAACATCATGGAGTTCTGCAAGGCGTTCAACGCGAAGACGGCGTCCGAGGAGGGGATGGTCATCCCCGTGGTGATCACCGTGTTCGCGGACCGGTCGTTCACCTACATCACCAAGACTCCGCCGGCGTCCATCCTGCTTCTCAAGGCCGCGGGGATCGAGAAGGGGAGCAAGACCCCGAAAAAGGAAAAATGCGGAAAGGTTTCCCGGGACAAGGTCGAGGAGATCGCGAAGCTGAAGCTGGTCGATCTGGACGTGAAGGACCTCGCCGCCGCGGTCAAGACGGTCGAGGGGACGGCGCGCAGCATGGGGCTCGACGTCGTATGA
- a CDS encoding transcription termination/antitermination factor NusG translates to MTKQWFVVHTYSGYEKKVRESLLNRIVTEGMQDRFGDVLIPAESVVEMKNGKKRTGTRSFFPGYLLVNMDLDEETWHLVRHTPKVTGFVGGQHPAPIPESEVEDIKSQMVEGRLKPKPKITFTEGENVRVNDGPFASFSGVVDSIKPDKGKVTVLVSIFGRATPVELDFTQVEKA, encoded by the coding sequence ATGACGAAACAGTGGTTCGTCGTTCATACCTATTCCGGGTATGAAAAGAAGGTCAGGGAATCTCTTCTGAACCGGATCGTGACCGAAGGGATGCAGGACCGCTTCGGCGATGTCCTGATCCCGGCCGAGTCGGTCGTGGAGATGAAGAACGGGAAGAAGAGGACCGGAACGCGCTCCTTCTTCCCCGGGTACCTTCTCGTCAACATGGATCTCGACGAGGAGACCTGGCACCTCGTGCGGCACACCCCGAAGGTGACCGGGTTCGTCGGCGGCCAGCACCCGGCCCCCATCCCCGAATCCGAGGTCGAGGACATCAAGTCCCAGATGGTCGAGGGGCGCCTGAAGCCGAAGCCGAAGATCACCTTTACGGAGGGGGAGAACGTCCGCGTGAACGACGGTCCCTTCGCCTCCTTCAGCGGCGTCGTGGACAGCATCAAGCCCGACAAGGGGAAGGTGACCGTCCTCGTCTCCATCTTCGGACGCGCCACCCCGGTGGAGCTCGATTTCACGCAGGTCGAAAAGGCGTAG
- a CDS encoding preprotein translocase subunit SecE, which yields MPGTRTSTDEGRGAAAPVGLVPRVTDYYHEWITEMKKVTWPGRKETTSTTAVVIVTVLIIVAFLGLVDFALGRITQSVLSF from the coding sequence TTGCCCGGCACCCGGACCTCCACCGACGAGGGCAGGGGGGCGGCGGCGCCGGTGGGCCTCGTCCCGCGGGTAACCGATTATTATCATGAATGGATCACCGAGATGAAGAAGGTCACCTGGCCGGGGCGGAAGGAAACAACCTCGACCACGGCCGTGGTCATCGTGACCGTCCTCATCATCGTGGCGTTTCTTGGTCTGGTGGACTTCGCCCTCGGACGAATCACCCAGTCGGTCCTGAGCTTCTGA
- a CDS encoding 50S ribosomal protein L33 has product MRDIITLACVDCKNRNYTTTKNKKTTPDKLELKKFCSTCRKHTAHKETK; this is encoded by the coding sequence ATGCGGGACATCATCACGCTGGCGTGCGTCGACTGCAAGAACCGGAACTACACGACCACGAAGAACAAGAAGACCACGCCCGACAAGCTCGAGTTGAAGAAGTTCTGCTCCACGTGCCGCAAGCACACGGCGCACAAGGAGACCAAGTAG